Proteins from a genomic interval of Mustelus asterias unplaced genomic scaffold, sMusAst1.hap1.1 HAP1_SCAFFOLD_1477, whole genome shotgun sequence:
- the LOC144488340 gene encoding carbohydrate sulfotransferase 8-like: MVPSGKPGLRVRPPAARSMQRAGRTTRTVSSLDDSSPELKRGRKVMDFIPVKGTEQVECQRLQWCDWNLKTRRPAPQVPVTSDPTRGPTPRHKDIPYSWESPPPDWPPRWERWRGQERLTQRRLRRKLQEPELHLGTRERPEAELHLETRERPEAELRLGTRERPEAELHLGTRERPEAELRLGNREKPEAELRLGNRERPEGELRLETGERPVTELHLGTRDGPVAELRLGTRERPEAEFRLGARQREAMEHRRLREVQQARRRRMAEACLRYREAGGPRLLAPHHVARIYVEDRYRLLYCEVPKAGCSNWKRVLMVLGGQAGSTAHIQHKAAHYSNSLRRLDSFDRDQMWLRLRTYTKLLFVREPIERLVSAFRDKFEQPNTYYHPVFGTAIIARYRPNATQEALSTGSGVTFPEFVHYLLDSSRPVGMDIHWEPVSRLCSPCLVHYDFIGHFESLESEADSVLRLIGAPRNLTYPRFKDRHSQEERTSSRISRQYLAQLPPGDQRSIFHFYQSDYTMFNYPKPETIIN, from the exons atggtgcccagcgggaagcccggcCTCCGCGTGAGACCCCCGGCTGCTAGATCAATGCAGCGAGCGGGGAGAACCACCCGCActgtttcgagtttggatgattcttctccagagctgaagagagggagGAAGGTGATGGATTTTATCCCAGTTAAAGGGACGGAGCAAGTGGAATGTCAGCGATTG CAATGGTGTGATTGGAACCTCAAGACAAGGCGCCCCGCCCCTCAGGTGCCTGTGACCTCTGACCCAACACGTGGCCCCACCCCTAGACACAAGGACATACCCTATAGTTGGGAATCACCGCCTCCAGACTGGCCCCCACGCTGGGAAAGGTGGAGGGGGCAAGAGCGACTCACTCAACGCAGGCTCAGGAGGAAGCTGCAGGAGCCAGAGCTCCACCTGGGGACCAGAGAGAGGCCGGAGGCAGAGCTCCACCTGGAGACCAGGGAGAGGCCAGAGGCAGAGCTCCGCCTGGGAACCAGAGAGAGGCCGGAGGCGGAGCTCCACCTTGGGACCAGAGAGAGGCCAGAGGCGGAGCTGCGCCTGGGGAACAGAGAGAAGCCAGAGGCGGAGCTGCgcctggggaacagagagaggCCGGAAGGAGAGCTCCGCCTGGAGACTGGGGAAAGGCCAGTGACGGAGCTCCACCTGGGGACTAGAGATGGGCCAGTGGCGGAGCTCCGCTTGGGGACCAGAGAgaggccagaggcagagttccgcCTTGGGGCCCGGCAACGGGAGGCCATGGAGCATCGGCGGCTGAGGGAGGTGCAGCAGGCTCGGAGGAGGCGAATGGCTGAGGCCTGCCTGAGGTACCGGGAGGCAGGGGGGCCGCGGTTATTGGCCCCTCACCACGTGGCCAGGATTTATGTGGAGGATAGATATCGCCTGCTGTACTGCGAGGTTCCCAAAGCCGGCTGCTCCAACTGGAAGCGGGTGCTGATGGTGTTGGGAGGCCAGGCCGGGTCCACGGCCCACATCCAGCACAAGGCCGCACATTACAGCAACTCCCTGAGGAGGCTGGACAGCTTCGACCGAGACCAGATGTGGCTGCGACTCCGCACCTACACCAAGCTGCTGTTTGTCCGGGAACCAATCGAGCGCCTGGTCTCTGCGTTTCGGGATAAATTTGAGCAGCCCAATACCTACTACCACCCCGTGTTTGGCACAGCCATCATTGCCCGATACCGGCCCAATGCCACGCAGGAGGCCCTCAGCACAGGGTCAGGGGTCACCTTCCCTGAGTTTGTCCACTATCTGCTGGACTCAAGCCGGCCGGTGGGGATGGACATCCACTGGGAGCCGGTCAGTCGCCTGTGCAGCCCCTGCCTGGTCCATTATGATTTCATTGGTCATTTTGAGAGCCTGGAGAGCGAGGCCGACTCTGTTCTCCGGCTGATCGGGGCTCCCCGGAACCTCACCTATCCTCGCTTCAAGGACCGGCACTCCCAGGAAGAGCGCACCAGCTCCCGCATTAGCCGCCAGTACCTGGCCCAGCTCCCACCCGGAGACCAgcgcagcattttccatttttaccaGAGCGACTACACCATGTTCAACTACCCCAAACCAGAGACAATCATCAACTGA